One segment of Lachancea thermotolerans CBS 6340 chromosome E complete sequence DNA contains the following:
- the BIO3 gene encoding adenosylmethionine-8-amino-7-oxononanoate transaminase (similar to uniprot|P50277 Saccharomyces cerevisiae YNR058W BIO3 7 8-diamino-pelargonic acid aminotransferase (DAPA) catalyzes the second step in the biotin biosynthesis pathway BIO3 is in a cluster of 3 genes (BIO3 BIO4 and BIO5) that mediate biotin synthesis) has protein sequence MSDLSFTPEVEKILDFDRKHLWHPYTSMSNPLKVYPVKSAAGATITLDTKGPGEATLVEAMSSWWCMIHGYNNPEINGAIIEQIGRMSHVMFGGLTHKPAVGTAEKLLRLIDHEKLNYCFLADSGSVAVEVAMKMALQYEFTKNGDKTRKSKFLTIRNGYHGDTFGAMSVCDPVNSMHSLYSGYLPQNIFVTAPSVIDTLPTSNFLRSNPEVFEGKVDWNERDIIEFEEIVRARHAEICAVILEPILQGAGGMRLYHPQYLIEVRKLCTKYKVPLIMDEIATGFCRTGEMFAFHHCRKYQKMLNIQPENHIDVYPDILCVGKALTGGYLTLSAVVTTAEIKDVISRRDSVTGGCFMHGPTFMGNPLACSAAEKSLEILLRGECYNQVASIEAQLMKQMYLPLLNDLTLMSTVIKHMRVIGAVGVIELRQVVDSAWFHEKFISKRVYVRPFGKLLYIMPPYVISEAELSKVIEAINQILREWKFHLENKKLLL, from the coding sequence ATGTCTGACCTTTCATTTACGCCAGAGGTTGAAAAAATACTTGACTTTGACAGGAAACACTTATGGCATCCATACACCTCGATGAGTAATCCACTCAAGGTTTATCCCGTCAAGTCCGCGGCTGGCGCGACTATTACCTTGGACACGAAAGGCCCGGGGGAAGCTACATTGGTTGAAGCAATGTCTTCTTGGTGGTGCATGATTCATGGGTATAATAATCCTGAAATCAATGGTGCAATCATTGAACAGATAGGTAGAATGTCACATGTCATGTTTGGCGGCTTAACGCATAAGCCTGCAGTGGGGACCGCTGAGAAACTTCTCAGATTGATTGACCACGAAAAGCTGAACTATTGCTTTCTTGCTGATTCTGGCTCTGTAGCTGTAGAAGTAGCTATGAAGATGGCCCTCCAGTACGAATTTACCAAGAACGGAgacaaaacaagaaaatccaagtttttgactaTACGTAACGGGTATCATGGTGATACTTTTGGCGCCATGAGCGTTTGCGATCCAGTTAACTCGATGCACTCACTCTACAGTGGTTATTTACCTCAAAACATATTCGTAACCGCTCCTTCGGTAATTGACACACTTCCGACTTCGAATTTTCTCCGCTCAAATCCAGAGGTTTTTGAGGGAAAAGTTGACTGGAATGAAAGAGATATcattgaatttgaagagattgTTAGAGCGCGCCATGCGGAGATATGTGCTGTAATTTTAGAGCCTATTCTTCAAGGTGCGGGCGGCATGCGGCTTTACCATCCACAATATCTAATAGAAGTGAGAAAGCTCTGCACAAAATACAAAGTCCCCCTCATCATGGATGAAATTGCCACGGGATTTTGTAGAACGGGCGAAATGTTTGCATTTCATCACTGCCgaaaatatcaaaagaTGTTGAACATCCAACCTGAAAATCATATCGACGTTTATCCTGACATTTTATGTGTTGGCAAGGCGCTGACGGGAGGCTACCTGACACTCAGCGCTGTGGTTACAACTGCTGAGATCAAAGACGTTATATCGCGCCGTGATAGTGTTACTGGTGGATGTTTTATGCATGGGCCTACATTCATGGGCAACCCATTAGCATGCAGTGCCGCAGAAAAGTCCCTTGAAATTCTTCTAAGAGGGGAATGCTATAACCAAGTGGCAAGTATTGAAGCGCAGCTTATGAAACAAATGTATCTTCCTCTTCTCAACGACCTGACACTAATGAGCACCGTTATTAAGCACATGCGAGTCATAGGTGCTGTTGGTGTAATCGAATTGAGACAGGTTGTTGACTCGGCTTGGTTCCACGAAAAATTCATTTCCAAGAGAGTATATGTCCGCCCATTCGGCAAGCTCTTGTATATCATGCCCCCATATGTTATTTCAGAAGCAGAGCTTTCTAAAGTAATTGAAGCAATCAACCAGATCCTGAGAGAGTGGAAGTTTCAcctcgaaaacaagaaaCTGCTCTTATAA
- a CDS encoding MFS transporter (similar to uniprot|P38124 Saccharomyces cerevisiae YBR008C FLR1 Plasma membrane multidrug transporter member of the major facilitator superfamily involved in efflux of fluconazole diazaborine benomyl methotrexate and other drugs) produces the protein MKAFCFLASKQSKEHIVKMYKKSFKNIFLLDVLERFHLVALDSNFAQQATNTSLWDVPKPSCDLERSIYESSSHSSGPNIQEKDTFLVDWNGPKDCENPLNWSRLKKGFVVFQVMLLTCATYMGASIYTPGQEYIQHEFGVGHVVGTLNLSLYVLGYGLGPIVFSPLSEVASVGRQQIYIVTLFFFMLFQVGAATVKNIGGLLVIRFISGVLCSPSLATGGGTMGDIIKPEIVSVFIGLWAIGAVAAPVVAPLLGAAMVQAKGWRYDFWLLMWISAATLILLVVFFPETQHQNILHRHAVRVRKETGDLRYYTRQERVDAEIKATSFMKELFVRPFLIMALEPAVLAFDIYIAVCYGAFYLFFEAFPLVFIGIYNFTLVEMGLAFLGFCIGCLLAYAALLVYLAKYIGPKFKNNTFTPEDFLPLSMAVCWALPLSLFMFGWTARVHWILPIIAEVFFVINVFNLFQSAFAYLAFCYPRYLASVFASNGFCRSVFACAFPLFGRAMYEKLGSEEYPVAWGSSLIGFCSIGLAVIPFFFYKFGPRMRGKSRYAN, from the coding sequence ATGAAAgcgttttgttttctggcTTCTAAACAATCAAAAGAGCATATAGTCAAGATgtacaaaaagagcttcaaaaatatctTCTTGCTTGACGTTTTGGAGCGCTTCCACCTAGTGGCGCTTGATTCAAATTTTGCGCAGCAAGCTACTAATACAAGCTTGTGGGATGTGCCAAAACCAAGTTGTGACCTTGAGAGGTCTATCTATGAAAGCTCTAGCCATAGCTCTGGTCCAAATATACAAGAGAAAGACACTTTTCTGGTAGACTGGAACGGGCCAAAGGACTGTGAAAATCCGTTGAATTGGAGCCGCTTAAAAAAAGGATTTGTGGTTTTCCAGGTCATGCTGCTAACCTGCGCAACTTATATGGGTGCTTCGATATACACACCAGGCCAGGAATACATCCAACATGAGTTTGGCGTAGGTCATGTTGTCGGGACGCTAAATTTATCCTTGTATGTGCTGGGATATGGGTTAGGACCTATAGTTTTCTCGCCGCTCTCGGAGGTTGCTAGCGTTGGAAGGCAGCAGATATATATTGTtactttgttttttttcatgttgTTTCAAGTTGGAGCTGCAACAGTTAAGAATATTGGCGGGCTTTTGGTAATCCGCTTTATTTCCGGTGTTTTGTGCTCGCCGTCATTGGCAACTGGCGGTGGTACTATGGGGGATATTATAAAACCCGAAATTGTGTCGGTTTTCATTGGGCTCTGGGCTATAGGTGCAGTTGCGGCACCTGTTGTTGCGCCGCTGCTCGGCGCGGCAATGGTTCAAGCTAAGGGTTGGAGATATGATTTTTGGCTCCTAATGTGGATTAGTGCTGCAACATTAATATTACTTGTGGTATTTTTTCCAGAAACCCAGCATCAAAACATTTTACATCGGCACGCTGTGCGCGTTAGAAAAGAGACAGGTGATCTAAGATATTATACTAGGCAAGAGCGTGTAGATGCTGAAATTAAAGCTACATCGTTTATGAAGGAACTATTCGTTAGaccatttttgataatgGCGCTAGAGCCCGCAGTTCTTGCCTTTGACATTTACATTGCCGTGTGTTATGGCGCTTTTTACTTGTTTTTCGAGGCTTTTCCCTTGGTTTTTATTGGAATTTACAATTTTACCTTAGTTGAAATGGGTCTTGCATTTTTGGGATTTTGCATAGGGTGTCTGTTAGCCTACGCAGCTTTGCTAGTTTATCTGGCAAAATACATTGGGCCtaagttcaaaaataacACATTTACCCCGGAAGATTTTTTACCACTCTCCATGGCTGTTTGTTGGGCATTACCACTCTCCTTATTTATGTTTGGCTGGACAGCTAGAGTTCACTGGATATTACCTATAATTGCAGAGGTATTTTTTGTGATAAACGTTTTCAATCTGTTTCAATCTGCTTTTGCTTATCTCGCCTTCTGTTACCCACGCTACCTAGCTTCAGTATTTGCGAGCAACGGGTTCTGTCGATCTGTTTTTGCATGCGCATTTCCTCTATTTGGAAGAGCAATGTATGAAAAGCTTGGTAGTGAGGAATATCCAGTAGCATGGGGTTCATCTCTTATAGGATTTTGTTCTATCGGTTTAGCAGTCATCCCGTTTTTCTTTTATAAATTTGGTCCTAGAATGCGGGGCAAATCTCGATATGCCAACTAA
- a CDS encoding KLTH0E00550p (similar to uniprot|P43548 Saccharomyces cerevisiae YFL055W AGP3 Low-affinity amino acid permease may act to supply the cell with amino acids as nitrogen source in nitrogen-poor conditions transcription is induced under conditions of sulfur limitation) produces MPKENDKTHGSASIVSAESVDSTGYVVNAKGEVLLSNGLKPGLKNRMINLMAICGIIGPGVFVGMGSMLKSSGGAGLLAGFAIVGVLCMYMMLSVGELNSTFDFNFCKHGTRFVSPGFGAALALAYVVLWITNLISEYTSLTSICETYTDKVPTYGWFLIFWAFFTLFQLLDVTAYGESEYILGFLKLGFITAFYVFAIVYASGGVPNNKPDNPFGKHPLVDGFKGIANSFVFAGVFLSGIESVSIFASESRNPAKAIPVAVRSTVIRIFYVYFGISIAYGITVSPTDAALSDPHKSMKAPMTIALTNAGWVNGKYLITTIILVTCISSINSAIFLASRSLFTWSEMGMGPKIFTKTNKKGVPYVAVHFCHLFGFLSILSYSAGSSVAYNYVVNVAGVCAFIVWTSISFIHLRFRRGWVKQSKPLSDLGFVAPLFPWINIVGITLGTILVLVQGWSSFCPWDKKAFIDGYIMLPVFFLVWGLYDLVLLKTKIIKSSEMDFESDRKLDLDALKKETSVVIVEGE; encoded by the coding sequence atgCCAAAGGAGAACGATAAAACACACGGCTCCGCAAGCATCGTTTCTGCTGAATCTGTGGACTCAACCGGATATGTTGTCAACGCGAAAGGCGAAGTTCTTTTGAGCAATGGCTTGAAACCGGGGCTAAAGAACCGAATGATCAACTTAATGGCAATTTGTGGCATTATAGGGCCTGGAGTATTTGTGGGCATGGGATCTATGCTTAAAAGCAGCGGTGGTGCTGGGCTTTTGGCAGGGTTTGCCATAGTAGGTGTCCTCTGCATGTACATGATGCTCAGCGTTGGCGAGCTGAATTCAACTTTCGACTTTAATTTCTGCAAGCACGGAACACGCTTTGTCTCCCCAGGCTTTGGTGCAGCACTGGCGCTGGCTTATGTTGTATTATGGATCACAAACCTTATTTCTGAATATACTTCATTGACAAGTATATGCGAAACTTACACAGACAAAGTGCCAACTTATGGTTggttcttgatcttttgggcttttttCACTCTATTTCAACTTTTAGATGTAACAGCATATGGTGAATCGGAATATATTTTGGGATTCCTCAAGCTTGGTTTCATAACGGCATTTTATGTGTTTGCCATTGTATACGCCTCTGGAGGTGTTCCAAATAACAAACCAGACAATCCATTTGGGAAACACCCATTAGTAGATGGCTTTAAAGGTATCGCTAATTcctttgtttttgcaggGGTATTTTTGAGTGGTATTGAAAGTGTTTCAATTTTTGCAAGTGAGTCTAGGAACCCTGCGAAAGCTATACCAGTCGCTGTTAGAAGCACAGTAATACGAATTTTCTACGTTTATTTTGGAATCTCAATCGCATACGGAATTACAGTCTCACCAACTGATGCCGCTTTAAGTGATCCTCATAAATCAATGAAAGCACCAATGACAATAGCGCTCACAAACGCAGGTTGGGTTAATGGAAAATACCTGATAACAACAATTATTCTCGTGACATGTATATCTTCGATTAACTCTGCCATTTTTTTGGCATCGCGGTCATTATTCACTTGGAGCGAAATGGGAATGGGCCCTAAAATATTTACGAAAACTAACAAAAAAGGGGTCCCCTATGTTGCTGTTCATTTTTGCCACTTGTTTGGGTTTCTCTCCATCTTAAGCTATTCAGCTGGGTCCTCAGTGGCTTATAACTATGTGGTCAATGTTGCGGGAGTTTGTGCTTTCATTGTTTGGACGAGTATCTCCTTTATTCATTTACGCTTTAGAAGAGGCTGGGTCAAGCAAAGCAAGCCTCTCAGTGATTTAGGATTTGTGGCGCCACTTTTCCCGTGGATCAACATCGTCGGGATAACTTTAGGAACaattcttgttcttgttcaagGTTGGTCTTCATTCTGTCCATGGgacaaaaaagcttttatCGACGGTTATATCATGCTCCCTGTATTCTTTCTAGTTTGGGGCTTGTATGATTTGGTTTtgctcaaaacaaaaattaTCAAAAGTTCGGAAAtggattttgaaagcgATAGAAAATTGGACTTGGATGCTCTTAAGAAAGAGACCAGTGTTGTAATTGTTGAAGGAGAATAG
- the BIO4 gene encoding dethiobiotin synthase (similar to uniprot|P53630 Saccharomyces cerevisiae YNR057C BIO4 Dethiobiotin synthetase catalyzes the third step in the biotin biosynthesis pathway BIO4 is in a cluster of 3 genes (BIO3 BIO4 and BIO5) that mediate biotin synthesis expression appears to be repressed at low iron levels), translating to MSSPIIFVTGTDTDVGKTFVSALLVQKWEANYWKPVQTGLESDVGDTATIEQLCAGQRHEPHIFEPRYALQKPLSPLAAMEYEPTVDIQLSDFHIPGQNTDCPLVIEGAGGVYVPLTKELHITTDLIKHLIGSTNRPVKIVVVGRSGLGTLNHMLLTLEHLCAANLENHILGCILNGKRNPGNVKVLQRYGRRIIAEVDHCSTDEDFVTALDGIPNLATFS from the coding sequence ATGAGTTCCCCTATTATTTTTGTGACTGGAACAGACACTGATGTCGGAAAAACGTTTGTTAGCGCCTTACTagttcaaaaatgggaAGCGAATTACTGGAAGCCCGTTCAGACTGGCCTGGAATCTGATGTTGGTGACACAGCAACCATAGAACAGCTATGTGCTGGCCAAAGACACGAGCCGCATATCTTTGAGCCAAGATACGCACTGCAAAAGCCATTAAGCCCTTTGGCAGCCATGGAGTACGAACCAACTGTGGACATACAGCTATCCGATTTTCACATACCGGGGCAAAATACAGACTGTCCTTTAGTTATTGAAGGGGCCGGTGGAGTCTACGTACCTCTAACGAAAGAACTTCACATAACGACGGATCTCATAAAACATCTGATTGGATCTACAAACAGGCCTGTCAAAATCGTTGTTGTTGGAAGAAGTGGTCTAGGGACACTCAACCACATGCTGCTTACGCTCGAACACTTGTGTGCTGCTAATCTCGAAAACCATATCTTGGGCTGTATCCTAAACGGTAAAAGGAACCCTGGAAATGTCAAGGTTTTGCAGCGGTatggaagaagaatcaTAGCAGAAGTCGATCATTGTTCTACAGACGAAGACTTCGTTACTGCCCTTGATGGCATTCCTAATTTAGCCACATTTTCGTAA